One genomic segment of Ipomoea triloba cultivar NCNSP0323 chromosome 9, ASM357664v1 includes these proteins:
- the LOC116030451 gene encoding gibberellin 20-oxidase-like protein has protein sequence MILQEPIQLPVLDISQPLNPHSLSALASACKDWGFFHVSNHGISKHLYEKIHSLSNNLFNLPPDTKLKLGPFASLRTYTPHFIASPFFESLKVSGPDFLSSAQTSVDVLLGENHTEFSLVMKEYGSKMTELSRLIMKTVLMSLGESFEKKYYDSEFSNCHGYLRINNYTPPESLEGEVEGLGMHTDMSCITIAYQDEVGGLQVRSKDDGKWVDIIPREGTLVVNIGDMLQAWSNERFRSSEHRVVLKKLVNRFSLAFFWCFEDEKVISAPDEVVGKGNTRFYSPFVCSQYVKFRENDEKGKFEKIGFTVKDYAGLMMDFLT, from the exons atgattttgCAGGAACCTATACAACTACCTGTCCTGGATATATCTCAGCCCCTAAATCCTCATTCTCTGTCTGCTCTTGCTTCAGCCTGTAAGGATTGGGGATTCTTTCATGTTTCCAATCATGGAATCTCCAAACATCTTTATGAAAAAATCCATTCCCTATCCAATAACCTCTTCAACCTCCCTCCAGATACCAAACTCAAGCTGGGCCCCTTTGCATCCCTAAGAACTTACACCCCTCATTTCATTGCATCTCCCTTTTTTGAGAGCCTCAAAGTTTCTGGACCTGACTTTCTGTCCTCTGCCCAGACTTCTGTAGATGTCCTTCTTGGTGAAAACCACACTGAattcag TCTGGTGATGAAAGAATATGGGAGCAAAATGACAGAGCTGTCAAGGTTAATCATGAAAACAGTGTTGATGAGCCTGGGAGAAAGCTTTGAGAAGAAATACTACGACTCAGAATTCAGCAATTGCCATGGATACTTGAGAATAAATAACTACACCCCACCAGAATCCCTGGAAGGTGAAGTGGAGGGTCTTGGAATGCACACAGATATGAGCTGCATAACAATCGCGTACCAAGACGAAGTGGGCGGGCTACAAGTAAGATCAAAGGATGATGGGAAGTGGGTTGATATCATCCCCCGTGAAGGGACCCTCGTAGTGAACATTGGGGACATGTTGCAGGCTTGGAGCAACGAGCGGTTCAGATCATCTGAGCACCGGGTGGTGTTGAAGAAGCTTGTGAACCGTTTCTCTCTAGCTTTCTTCTGGTGCTTTGAAGATGAGAAGGTCATCTCAGCCCCTGATGAAGTGGTGGGCAAAGGAAATACAAGATTTTACAGCCCCTTTGTTTGCTCCCAGTATGTCAAGTTCAGGGAGAATGATGAGAAAGGTAAGTTTGAAAAGATTGGGTTCACAGTTAAAGATTATGCTGGCCTCAtgatggatttccttacttag